The Anabaena sp. WA102 genome contains a region encoding:
- a CDS encoding YaaW family protein, whose translation MEELRAVLELATEEELQDLTAILFSRKFNPLDYVHTPEPIAVQSQDHQAWLDTIEDRFRFLAADGITVLRGRTDQVTYRQALIQVCKYLKIHYYQDLTTIDLEAEIFLHLLGKVWKKLPKQEKQQLTINVQRQLVESKLKQPLPLSLQRDPLGLIFKGGSALAVTSVIQPFVLQQIARQFAIHFATYQVAKEAAITGTGLATKQFQNYVALQMSRRGMTMSAARYGAVRGAFALVGPVMWAWFFADLGWRAIATNYGRIIPTVFTLAQIRLTRTECWEIA comes from the coding sequence TTGGAAGAACTCAGGGCGGTATTGGAATTAGCCACCGAAGAGGAACTACAGGACTTGACAGCTATTCTGTTTAGTCGCAAGTTTAACCCCTTAGATTATGTTCATACACCCGAACCTATTGCAGTGCAAAGCCAAGATCACCAAGCTTGGTTAGATACAATAGAAGACCGCTTTCGGTTTTTAGCGGCTGATGGTATAACAGTATTACGAGGACGCACTGATCAAGTAACTTACCGACAAGCCCTAATTCAAGTATGCAAATATTTGAAAATTCACTATTATCAAGATCTAACAACAATTGATTTAGAAGCAGAAATTTTTTTGCATCTACTGGGAAAGGTTTGGAAAAAGCTACCAAAACAAGAAAAGCAACAATTAACTATTAATGTGCAACGTCAGTTAGTAGAATCAAAACTTAAACAACCATTACCATTGTCATTGCAACGTGATCCTTTAGGATTAATATTTAAAGGTGGTAGTGCTTTGGCTGTAACTTCTGTCATCCAACCTTTTGTTCTTCAACAAATCGCCCGTCAATTTGCTATTCATTTTGCTACCTATCAAGTAGCTAAAGAAGCAGCAATTACAGGTACAGGATTAGCTACCAAACAGTTTCAAAACTATGTGGCTTTGCAAATGTCCCGTCGAGGTATGACCATGAGTGCAGCCCGTTATGGTGCGGTTCGTGGTGCGTTTGCTTTGGTAGGTCCTGTGATGTGGGCTTGGTTTTTTGCTGATTTGGGTTGGAGAGCGATCGCCACAAACTATGGCAGAATTATTCCTACAGTCTTCACCCTCGCGCAAATTCGTCTTACCCGTACAGAATGTTGGGAAATAGCTTAA
- a CDS encoding O-antigen ligase family protein — translation MLGNSLNKSFYHPNPRLQTPWHWLQFGLISFPLSPFLGGISIVVASLLTWRKQYHIISDRPIHKGFAILSILLLITTGFASGKLDAVLGLFNFIPFFFFFTGLTPLIQTPAQLRQIAWIMVFGSIPVLIIGFGQLFLGWNFQFQFLWIVFDWIVAPEKSLSGRMTANFMHPNTLAAYLVTIFILGLGLWLENYHKLKQNNPLIIFLTITVCTNFIALILTNSRNGWGITIFACLAYALYKGWRLIVAAVFTITSLCFFAAFAPAPIAQFFRLFVPYGIWARLNDDMFPNRPVGLMRKTQWDFAWNLTQQHPLTGSGLRSFGRLYKTQMQIDVNHPHNLFLMLSAETGLITTLLFCGLLIWILITASQTLWKSKSIAPENRLIFFSYLLTFSGWILFNTVDVTTFDIRLNTLSWVFLAALSGVMYQYQSRHK, via the coding sequence ATGTTGGGAAATAGCTTAAATAAAAGTTTTTATCATCCAAACCCCCGCCTACAAACCCCTTGGCATTGGCTACAATTTGGACTAATATCTTTTCCTCTGAGTCCATTTTTGGGCGGTATCTCTATTGTTGTGGCATCATTGCTAACCTGGCGTAAACAATACCATATCATTAGCGATCGCCCAATTCACAAGGGATTTGCTATTTTGAGTATCTTACTCCTGATTACCACCGGATTCGCCTCTGGCAAACTCGATGCTGTTTTGGGTTTATTCAACTTCATCCCCTTCTTCTTCTTTTTTACCGGACTCACTCCTCTCATCCAAACACCCGCCCAATTACGACAAATTGCTTGGATCATGGTATTTGGATCTATACCTGTTTTAATCATCGGTTTTGGGCAATTATTTCTCGGTTGGAATTTCCAATTTCAGTTTTTATGGATTGTTTTTGATTGGATAGTTGCACCAGAAAAATCATTATCAGGACGCATGACTGCTAATTTCATGCACCCTAATACTTTAGCTGCTTATTTAGTAACTATTTTTATTTTGGGTTTAGGTTTATGGCTAGAAAACTACCACAAACTCAAACAAAACAATCCCCTAATTATCTTCTTGACAATTACTGTATGTACTAACTTTATCGCCTTAATTCTCACCAATTCTCGTAATGGTTGGGGAATCACTATTTTTGCTTGTTTAGCTTATGCTTTATATAAAGGTTGGCGATTAATTGTTGCGGCTGTTTTCACCATTACCAGTCTTTGTTTCTTCGCAGCTTTTGCACCTGCACCTATTGCCCAATTTTTCCGACTTTTTGTTCCCTACGGTATTTGGGCGCGATTAAATGATGATATGTTTCCTAATAGACCAGTAGGATTAATGCGGAAAACTCAATGGGATTTTGCCTGGAATCTCACTCAACAACATCCTTTAACTGGTTCAGGTTTACGCAGTTTCGGAAGACTTTATAAAACCCAAATGCAAATTGATGTTAACCATCCTCATAATTTATTTTTAATGCTGTCTGCCGAAACTGGGTTAATTACTACTTTGCTATTTTGTGGTTTACTAATTTGGATCTTAATTACAGCCAGTCAAACTCTCTGGAAATCTAAATCTATAGCACCAGAAAACAGATTAATCTTCTTTAGTTATCTTCTCACCTTTAGCGGCTGGATACTATTTAATACTGTTGATGTCACCACTTTTGATATTCGGTTAAATACTCTCTCTTGGGTTTTCCTAGCTGCATTATCTGGCGTTATGTATCAATATCAATCACGTCATAAGTAG
- a CDS encoding protein kinase domain-containing protein translates to MPSTVTLTITTGKLSGKQYIFDSRSTCIIGRGEDCNLQIADNIDMTVSRYHCLLDINPPEMRIRDLGSLNGTIVNGKKIGQRKAGESPEEAKKIVFTEYDLVNNDQVAVGDIIFDIGVETELEKQKTPYIPVAEENNRPNFFEIIKNLLNLANQGNQNLQKISNYQIIKSLGEGGFGEVFLAEHIPTKKRVALKLMLPKVAAKELGVKMFLRETENTKYLQHPHVVQMLDYGYVENTFFFTMEYCAGGDVWNLMEKSGGQLPVSIAVDITLQVLDGLIYTHNVEVPCVKLADGRLGKGKGLVHRDLKPNNIFITKVNGKMVAKIGDYGLSKAFDLAGLSGHTFTGAKMGTPAFMCRQQLLDLKNSLPEVDVWASAACLYNMLTGYFPRDFVGDSWNCVLRNDAVLIRQRDSSIPEKLAEVIDLALIEKPKIHFQTAAEFKVALLECV, encoded by the coding sequence ATGCCATCTACCGTCACCCTCACCATTACCACAGGAAAACTTTCAGGAAAACAATATATATTTGATAGTCGCAGCACTTGTATTATCGGCAGAGGTGAAGATTGCAATTTGCAAATTGCCGATAATATTGATATGACAGTTTCCCGCTATCATTGCTTATTAGATATCAATCCTCCAGAAATGAGAATCCGTGATTTAGGGAGTTTAAACGGTACGATTGTTAATGGTAAAAAAATCGGACAAAGGAAAGCGGGAGAATCTCCAGAGGAAGCAAAAAAGATAGTTTTTACTGAATATGATTTAGTCAATAATGACCAGGTAGCGGTAGGAGATATTATTTTTGATATTGGTGTAGAAACAGAACTGGAAAAACAGAAAACTCCTTATATTCCAGTTGCAGAAGAAAATAATAGACCGAACTTTTTTGAAATTATTAAAAACCTGCTAAATTTAGCAAATCAAGGTAATCAAAATCTCCAGAAAATTTCTAATTATCAGATTATAAAATCTTTAGGTGAAGGTGGATTTGGAGAAGTATTTCTAGCTGAACATATCCCCACTAAAAAACGGGTAGCACTAAAGTTAATGTTACCTAAAGTTGCTGCTAAAGAACTGGGTGTAAAAATGTTTTTGCGAGAAACAGAAAACACCAAATATTTACAACATCCTCATGTGGTGCAGATGTTAGATTATGGCTATGTCGAAAATACCTTTTTCTTTACAATGGAATATTGTGCAGGTGGGGATGTTTGGAATTTGATGGAGAAATCAGGAGGACAGTTACCTGTTAGCATAGCTGTTGATATTACTCTGCAAGTTCTAGACGGGTTAATATATACCCATAATGTTGAAGTTCCTTGTGTGAAATTAGCAGACGGAAGACTAGGAAAAGGAAAAGGTTTAGTACATCGAGATTTAAAACCGAATAATATTTTTATTACCAAGGTCAACGGTAAAATGGTGGCTAAAATTGGAGATTATGGATTATCCAAAGCTTTTGATTTAGCTGGATTGAGTGGACACACTTTCACAGGTGCGAAAATGGGTACTCCTGCGTTTATGTGCCGTCAACAATTGCTAGATTTAAAAAATTCCTTACCAGAGGTTGATGTGTGGGCAAGTGCTGCTTGTTTATATAATATGTTAACGGGATATTTCCCCCGTGATTTTGTTGGTGATTCCTGGAATTGTGTGCTAAGAAATGATGCTGTCCTCATTCGTCAACGTGATAGTAGTATTCCCGAAAAATTAGCAGAAGTGATAGATTTGGCTTTAATAGAAAAGCCAAAAATTCATTTTCAAACTGCGGCTGAGTTTAAAGTAGCTTTGTTAGAATGTGTTTGA
- a CDS encoding Rpn family recombination-promoting nuclease/putative transposase, translating to MHTDTIFYQIFLTFHTLLFEILGEPTENATDYKFTSVEVKEKAFRFDGIFMADSVEKPIYFVEVQFQPKPDFYWELIAEINIYLNQFKPVQDWQAVALFAKRSLDVGELTAYQQELINSGRIKRIYLDELPPGSIGMGLIELIVSQEAQAPELVKTLMARTKTEVENDREKQGIIELLETVLLSKFSQLSRQEIEAMFLVSDIKQTRVYQEAKQEGRQEGREEGRQNGEMILLIRQLSKRFGKLKDIYIENINSLNIEQLEKLGEALLDFTDINDLETWLKSEITK from the coding sequence ATGCACACAGACACAATATTCTACCAAATCTTCCTCACGTTCCATACCCTATTATTTGAAATTCTGGGAGAACCTACAGAAAACGCCACAGATTATAAATTTACTTCTGTGGAAGTGAAAGAAAAGGCATTTCGATTTGATGGAATTTTTATGGCAGATAGCGTAGAAAAACCCATCTATTTTGTAGAAGTGCAATTTCAACCCAAACCAGATTTTTACTGGGAATTAATCGCCGAAATCAATATTTATCTCAATCAATTTAAACCTGTACAAGATTGGCAAGCAGTGGCGTTATTTGCGAAACGGAGTTTAGATGTAGGAGAATTAACAGCTTATCAACAAGAATTGATTAATAGTGGGAGAATTAAACGAATTTATTTAGATGAATTACCACCAGGTTCAATTGGTATGGGGTTAATTGAGTTAATTGTCAGTCAGGAAGCACAAGCACCGGAATTAGTTAAAACCCTCATGGCAAGGACTAAGACAGAAGTTGAGAATGACAGAGAAAAACAAGGTATTATAGAATTGTTGGAGACTGTTTTATTGTCCAAATTTTCACAATTAAGCCGTCAGGAGATAGAAGCAATGTTTTTAGTGAGTGATATTAAGCAAACAAGGGTATATCAAGAAGCAAAGCAGGAAGGTAGACAGGAAGGTAGAGAAGAAGGTAGGCAGAATGGTGAGATGATTTTATTAATACGCCAGTTATCAAAAAGGTTTGGAAAATTAAAAGATATTTACATCGAAAATATCAACAGTCTGAACATAGAACAACTGGAAAAGTTGGGAGAAGCATTATTAGATTTTACAGATATTAATGACTTGGAAACATGGTTAAAATCTGAGATAACCAAGTAA
- a CDS encoding Rpn family recombination-promoting nuclease/putative transposase produces MHTDTIFYQIFLTFHTLLFEILGEPTENATDYQFTSVEVKEKAFRFDGIFMADSVEKPIYFVEVQFQPKPDFYWELIAEINIYLNQFKPVQDWQAVALFAKRSLDVGELTAYQQELINSGRIKRIYLDELPPGSIGMGLIELIVSQEAQAPELVKTLMARTKTEVENDREKQGIIELLETVLLSKFSQLSRQEIEAMFLVSDIKQTRVYQEAKQEGRQDGEMILLIRQLSKRFGKLKDIYIENINSLNIEQLEKLGEALLDFTDINDLETWLKSEITK; encoded by the coding sequence ATGCACACAGACACGATATTCTACCAAATCTTCCTCACTTTTCACACTCTATTATTTGAAATTCTGGGTGAACCTACAGAAAACGCCACAGATTATCAATTTACTTCTGTGGAAGTGAAAGAAAAAGCATTTCGATTTGATGGAATTTTTATGGCAGATAGCGTAGAAAAACCCATCTATTTTGTAGAAGTGCAATTTCAACCAAAACCAGATTTTTACTGGGAATTAATCGCCGAAATCAATATTTATCTCAATCAATTTAAACCTGTACAAGATTGGCAAGCAGTGGCGTTATTTGCGAAACGGAGTTTAGATGTAGGAGAATTAACAGCTTATCAACAAGAATTGATTAATAGTGGGAGAATTAAACGAATTTATTTAGATGAATTACCACCAGGTTCAATTGGTATGGGATTAATTGAGTTAATTGTCAGTCAGGAAGCACAAGCACCGGAATTAGTTAAAACCCTCATGGCAAGGACTAAGACAGAAGTTGAGAATGACAGAGAAAAACAAGGTATTATAGAATTGTTGGAGACTGTTTTATTGTCCAAATTTTCACAATTAAGCCGTCAGGAGATAGAAGCAATGTTTTTAGTGAGTGATATTAAGCAAACAAGGGTATATCAAGAAGCCAAGCAGGAAGGGAGACAAGATGGTGAGATGATCTTATTGATACGTCAGTTATCAAAAAGGTTTGGAAAATTAAAAGATATTTACATCGAAAATATCAACAGTTTGAACATAGAACAACTGGAAAAGTTGGGAGAAGCATTATTAGATTTTACAGATATTAATGACTTGGAAACATGGTTAAAATCTGAGATAACCAAGTAA
- a CDS encoding Rpn family recombination-promoting nuclease/putative transposase has translation MHTDTIFYQIFLTFHTLLFEILGEPTENATDYKFTSVEVKEKAFRFDGIFMADSLEKPIYFVEVQFQPKPDFYWELIAEINIYLNQFKPVQDWQAVALFAKRSLDVGELTAYQQELINSGRIKRIYLDELPPGSIGMGLIELIVSKEVQAPELVKTLLDRTKTEVENDREKQGIIELLETVLLSKFSQLSRQEIEAMFLVSDIKQTRVYQEAKQEGRQDGEMILLIRQLSKRFGKLKDIYIENINSLNIEQLEKLGEALLDFTDINDLETWLKSEITK, from the coding sequence ATGCACACAGACACGATATTCTACCAAATCTTCCTCACTTTTCACACTCTATTATTTGAAATTCTGGGAGAACCTACAGAAAACGCCACAGATTATAAATTTACTTCTGTGGAAGTGAAAGAAAAGGCATTTCGATTTGATGGAATTTTTATGGCAGATAGTCTAGAAAAACCCATCTATTTTGTAGAAGTGCAATTTCAACCAAAACCAGATTTTTACTGGGAATTAATCGCCGAAATCAATATTTATCTCAATCAATTTAAACCTGTACAAGATTGGCAAGCAGTGGCTTTATTTGCGAAACGGAGTTTAGATGTAGGAGAATTAACAGCTTATCAACAAGAATTGATTAATAGTGGGAGAATTAAACGAATTTATTTAGATGAATTACCACCGGGTTCAATTGGTATGGGGTTAATTGAGTTAATTGTCAGCAAGGAAGTACAAGCACCGGAATTAGTTAAAACTCTCTTGGACAGAACTAAGACAGAAGTTGAGAATGACAGAGAAAAACAAGGTATTATAGAATTGTTGGAGACTGTTTTATTGTCCAAATTTTCACAATTAAGCCGTCAGGAGATAGAAGCAATGTTTTTAGTGAGTGATATTAAGCAAACAAGGGTATATCAAGAAGCAAAGCAGGAAGGTAGACAGGATGGTGAGATGATCTTATTGATACGTCAGTTATCAAAAAGGTTTGGAAAATTAAAAGATATTTACATCGAAAATATCAACAGTTTGAACATAGAACAACTGGAAAAGTTGGGAGAAGCATTATTAGATTTTACAGATATTAATGACTTGGAAACATGGTTAAAATCTGAGATAACCAAGTAA
- a CDS encoding Rpn family recombination-promoting nuclease/putative transposase encodes MHTDTIFYQIFLTFHTLLFEILGEPTENATDYKFTSVEVKEKAFRFDGIFMADSLEKPIYFVEVQFQPKPDFYWELIAEINIYLNQFKPVQDWQAVALFAKRSLDVGELTAYQQELINSGRIKRIYLDELPPGSIGMGLIELIVSKEVQAPELVKTLLDRTKTEVENDREKQGIIELLETVLLSKFSQLSRQEIEAMFLVSDIKQTRVYQEAKQEGRQEGRQEGREEGREEGREEGRQNGEMILLIRQLSKRFGKLKDIYIENINSLNIEQLEKLGEALLDFTDINDLETWLKSEITK; translated from the coding sequence ATGCACACAGACACGATATTCTACCAAATCTTCCTCACTTTTCACACTCTATTATTTGAAATTCTGGGAGAACCTACAGAAAACGCCACAGATTATAAATTTACTTCTGTGGAAGTGAAAGAAAAGGCATTTCGATTTGATGGAATTTTTATGGCAGATAGTCTAGAAAAACCCATCTATTTTGTAGAAGTGCAATTTCAACCAAAACCAGATTTTTACTGGGAATTAATCGCCGAAATCAATATTTATCTCAATCAATTTAAACCTGTACAAGATTGGCAAGCAGTGGCTTTATTTGCGAAACGGAGTTTAGATGTAGGAGAATTAACAGCTTATCAACAAGAATTGATTAATAGTGGGAGAATTAAACGAATTTATTTAGATGAATTACCACCGGGTTCAATTGGTATGGGGTTAATTGAGTTAATTGTCAGCAAGGAAGTACAAGCACCGGAATTAGTTAAAACTCTCTTGGACAGAACTAAGACAGAAGTTGAGAATGACAGAGAAAAACAAGGTATTATAGAATTGTTGGAGACTGTTTTATTGTCCAAATTTTCACAATTAAGCCGTCAGGAGATAGAAGCAATGTTTTTAGTGAGTGATATTAAGCAAACAAGGGTATATCAAGAAGCAAAGCAGGAAGGTAGACAGGAAGGTAGACAGGAAGGTAGAGAAGAAGGTAGAGAAGAAGGTAGAGAAGAAGGTAGGCAGAATGGTGAGATGATTTTATTAATACGCCAGTTATCAAAAAGATTTGGAAAGTTAAAAGATATTTACATCGAAAATATCAACAGTCTGAACATAGAACAACTGGAAAAGTTGGGAGAAGCATTATTAGATTTTACAGATATTAATGACTTGGAAACATGGTTAAAATCTGAGATAACCAAGTAA
- a CDS encoding Rpn family recombination-promoting nuclease/putative transposase produces the protein MHTDTIFYQIFLTFHTLLFEILGEPTENATDYKFTSVEVKEKAFRFDGIFMA, from the coding sequence ATGCACACAGACACGATATTCTACCAAATCTTCCTCACTTTTCACACTCTATTATTTGAAATTCTGGGTGAACCCACAGAAAACGCCACAGATTATAAATTTACTTCTGTGGAAGTGAAAGAAAAGGCATTTCGATTTGATGGAATTTTTATGGCATGA
- a CDS encoding DUF2887 domain-containing protein, with translation MINSGRIKRIYLDELPPGSIGMGLIELIVSKEVQAPELVKTLLDRTKTEVENDREKQGIIELLETVLLSKFSQLSRQEIEAMFLVSDIKQTRVYQEAKQEGRQEGREEGREEGRQNGEMILLIRQLSKIFGKLKDIYIENINSLNIEQLEKLGEALLDFTDINDLKTWLESEIDK, from the coding sequence ATGATTAATAGTGGGAGAATTAAACGAATTTATTTAGATGAATTACCACCGGGTTCAATTGGTATGGGGTTAATTGAGTTAATTGTCAGCAAGGAAGTACAAGCACCGGAATTAGTTAAAACTCTCTTGGACAGAACTAAGACAGAAGTTGAGAATGACAGAGAAAAACAAGGTATTATAGAATTGTTGGAGACTGTTTTATTGTCCAAATTTTCACAATTAAGCCGTCAGGAGATAGAAGCAATGTTTTTAGTGAGTGATATTAAGCAAACAAGGGTATATCAAGAAGCAAAGCAGGAAGGTAGACAGGAAGGTAGAGAAGAAGGTAGAGAAGAAGGTAGGCAGAATGGTGAGATGATTTTATTAATACGCCAGTTATCAAAAATATTTGGAAAATTGAAAGATATTTACATCGAAAATATCAACAGTTTGAACATAGAACAACTGGAAAAGCTGGGAGAAGCATTATTAGATTTTACAGATATTAATGACTTGAAAACATGGTTAGAATCTGAGATAGACAAGTAA
- a CDS encoding type II toxin-antitoxin system RelE/ParE family toxin: MNQCLISPLAIRDLDSISEYFLNRNIETGEMLFQDFTKKCEKLLLFPQMGRSYEYIRQGMRGLPLNGYIIFYQLVDNNVEILRIVNGRQDLEALFAE; this comes from the coding sequence ATGAATCAATGCTTGATTTCACCTCTAGCAATTCGAGATTTAGATAGCATTTCTGAATATTTTTTAAACAGAAATATTGAAACTGGAGAAATGCTTTTTCAAGATTTCACAAAAAAGTGTGAAAAATTACTGCTATTTCCTCAAATGGGACGCAGTTACGAATATATAAGACAGGGAATGCGTGGACTTCCTTTAAATGGTTACATCATTTTTTATCAATTGGTTGATAATAATGTGGAAATTCTCAGAATTGTAAATGGTCGTCAAGATTTAGAAGCGTTATTCGCAGAATAG
- a CDS encoding type II toxin-antitoxin system ParD family antitoxin, whose protein sequence is MNITLKPEQEQFIQNQLAQGRFPNAEAVINQALQLLQEKQGEYEDWVEDVRVKVNEAAAELERGEGVPLETVVEQIQAKFRHAREEKK, encoded by the coding sequence ATGAATATTACCCTAAAACCAGAACAAGAACAGTTTATTCAAAACCAGTTAGCTCAAGGGAGATTTCCTAATGCTGAAGCCGTTATTAATCAAGCTCTACAACTTTTACAAGAAAAACAAGGAGAATATGAAGACTGGGTAGAAGACGTGAGAGTTAAAGTTAATGAAGCCGCAGCAGAATTAGAACGAGGGGAAGGAGTTCCTTTAGAAACAGTTGTTGAACAGATACAGGCAAAATTTCGTCATGCGCGTGAGGAGAAAAAATGA
- the rpmI gene encoding 50S ribosomal protein L35, whose translation MPKLKTRKAAAKRFRVTGTGKIVRRKPFKNHLLEHKSSSKKSNMSKMAIVHERDEPNVRLMLPYL comes from the coding sequence ATGCCTAAATTAAAGACTCGCAAGGCTGCGGCGAAGAGATTCCGCGTCACCGGTACCGGTAAAATCGTCCGCCGTAAACCGTTCAAAAACCACTTGTTAGAGCATAAATCCTCTAGCAAAAAGAGCAATATGTCCAAGATGGCAATTGTTCATGAACGGGACGAACCTAACGTACGCTTAATGCTTCCATATTTGTAA
- the rplT gene encoding 50S ribosomal protein L20 produces the protein MTRVKRGNVARKRRNKILKLAKGFRGSHSTLFRTANQQVMKALRSAYRDRKKKKRDFRRLWIARINAASRQHGLSYSRLIGNLKKANVELNRKMLAQLAILDPASFAKIAELANSVNG, from the coding sequence ATGACTCGGGTAAAACGCGGTAATGTAGCTCGTAAACGCCGCAATAAAATTCTCAAACTAGCTAAAGGTTTCCGTGGTTCTCACTCAACTTTGTTTAGAACCGCTAACCAACAAGTAATGAAGGCGCTTCGCAGTGCTTACCGCGATCGCAAGAAGAAGAAGCGTGATTTTCGCCGTCTGTGGATAGCACGGATTAACGCAGCTTCTAGACAACACGGTTTAAGCTATAGCCGTTTGATTGGTAATTTGAAGAAAGCCAATGTGGAACTAAACCGCAAAATGCTGGCACAATTGGCAATTCTTGATCCTGCAAGCTTCGCTAAAATTGCGGAACTCGCTAACTCGGTTAACGGATAA
- a CDS encoding transporter substrate-binding domain-containing protein, translated as MNKLHLVLSATLSLIFWLSFPSGNLTASAATMAEIQQRGYLNMAVKDNLRPLGFRDDKGNLQGLEIDLAKRLASDLLGKADAVKLQPVANSDRLPLVFNQQVDLAIAGVTATESRSRIVSFSVPYYYDGAGIVTKNTAIQTLEDVSKRKIAILNHSSTIGYLKYFTPSAELVSVDSYAQGWEKIESNQVDGFAADLSILSGWVQAHPQYRILATKLSAEPLSVVMPKGLQYDELRRNVNEAIARYTVTGWLKERIEYWGL; from the coding sequence ATGAATAAGTTACATCTGGTATTATCCGCTACCCTATCTTTGATTTTTTGGCTGTCTTTTCCCAGTGGAAATTTAACTGCATCTGCCGCAACAATGGCGGAAATTCAGCAGCGAGGCTATTTAAATATGGCAGTTAAGGATAATCTTCGTCCTTTGGGATTCAGAGATGACAAGGGCAATTTACAAGGGTTAGAGATTGATTTAGCCAAACGTTTGGCCAGTGATTTGTTGGGTAAAGCTGATGCTGTGAAATTGCAACCGGTAGCCAATAGCGATCGCTTACCATTAGTATTTAATCAGCAAGTTGATTTAGCGATCGCTGGAGTCACAGCCACAGAATCACGTTCTCGCATCGTTAGCTTCAGTGTTCCTTACTATTATGACGGCGCAGGAATAGTTACAAAAAATACAGCAATTCAAACATTAGAAGATGTAAGTAAACGGAAAATAGCTATTCTCAACCACTCCAGCACAATTGGATACTTAAAGTATTTTACACCATCTGCTGAGTTGGTCAGTGTAGATTCCTATGCTCAAGGGTGGGAGAAAATAGAAAGTAATCAGGTAGATGGTTTTGCGGCGGATCTTAGTATTCTTAGTGGTTGGGTGCAAGCACATCCTCAATATCGCATACTGGCAACTAAATTATCAGCAGAGCCGCTATCTGTAGTGATGCCAAAAGGATTACAGTATGATGAGTTAAGACGTAACGTGAATGAAGCGATCGCTCGTTATACAGTTACAGGTTGGCTAAAAGAACGGATAGAATACTGGGGATTGTAG